One Sander vitreus isolate 19-12246 chromosome 22, sanVit1, whole genome shotgun sequence DNA segment encodes these proteins:
- the topbp1 gene encoding DNA topoisomerase 2-binding protein 1, whose product MSKGDREGFIVKFVECNAKGQKKEYAVKAYEAILELQSDKYLKTVDEDAVLQMDQKDKSLFVFSSFTTPAFLHCKKLGCRVVSPLVVLYCLQQQHCVPKAEKPVYNMAMADITISCTSLDKATRTEVMDLVQLMGGRVYLDLNVSVTHLIAGEVGSKKYLVAASLSKPILLPTWVKACWEKSQDSLFRYTDLPIEDYLCPVLRGCTICVTGLSSTDRKEVQRLCDQHGANYTGQLKMNECTHLIVSEPTGQKYECARKWNVYCVSLYWLFDSIEKGFCQDETRYTVEHTASKTTRPHTSTPTGTNRKEEGPSLLGLSHISVNASMTVNDTALTNATVSRLEAPDPIDTLDLTVCPADDILDGCKLYLCGLPGKKLEKLRRLVNSAGGLRFNQPNEELTHVVMGELDQDLKSFLSKATHRPHVVTVQWLLDSFSKGSQLPEAGYLHPDCLPPTPSAVFVPARHTPASRHSDGPPAASPSTPRQTRAEEDLLSQYMDDDPTVVDMAQPAEGNSRKSISTSAEPWAPNHSRGQEPDSTLQEASEAGLFFGKCFLLVGFGTEAEAQLSLLVTENGGRVLMGRTRVVADYAVVPLLGCSVEATVDEVVTDTWLAMCVEKESVLQLSSNPLFTPVPVMDGRFPLKDCVLSVSQFTGAERESLVELAKHLGANVQDYFVRLANQKKGMLASTHLVLHSPEGTKYQAAKKWGFPAVTMRWILESARTGQRAEEGRFLVELPPSPERDDESFVGGSQKPAMPPPACLSPEIPLLGLQSGKAVTPLDLGRFQSKVFHSVLDEMKPKEDISTPKQNQVGSRRNPLQKEASLQLDTPSRFLSRDQLFRPSFNVKDILGDLETPGGRTKPGERVETPLTDVVSRTLQVALANSSRSTASDMQAISASPQFTKTTEKEVAEKEAGPLTGVVICVGKKLSKMQGELNAIAASLGADFRWACDDTVTHYIYQGRVGDNTREYRGVKERGLHVVSQYWLQACAEEQRHVPESLYPFTYNPKMSLNLSQVPNSSQRSPPFIRTQLKDISGAKDDKCDHIATEEATSRRVSDGSVDQEEMNETTDRTDISETLEMRENLQRQLQEIMSATKLTTGRRTSVRLIRMGSGGADSGPHTPDGSRLGRCGSRRTLEALRVTREAAMDINTEPSQSEQIVWDDPTAREERAKLADNLQWPGSPSQHSEPVAPPPPPTAENGCQSMTDSELVEMAACDVIDQHMGQRVTTAPTEERGNDILTPNAPSIAFPIANPPVVPEPQEEREDEKQPPRFQLSSLSPQERIDYSHLIEELGGVVLDRQSFDPSCSHIIVGTPLRNEKYLAAMAAGKWILHRSYLEACRSVGRFIQEDEYEWGSSSILDALPSITSQQRRLALAAMRWRKTLQGCSEQGGAFSGWTVMLNIDQSRESGFRRLLQSGNAKVLPSPSPSLYKETTHLFADFVRLKPGDFKVNVSEATSLGVTCLKPEYIADYLMQEPIPPIELYYLTEASSEEAPGTPSRKRKASADNSRLKKTRLN is encoded by the exons ATGTCCAAAGGAGACAGAGAAGGCTTCATTGTGAAGTTTGTGGAATGTAACGctaaaggacaaaaaaaagaatatgctGTCAAGGCTTATGAG GCCATTTTGGAGCTGCAGTCTGACAAGTACTTGAAGACCGTCGATGAAGATGCAGTTTTACAGATGGACCAGAAGGACAAGTCTCTGTTTGTCTTCAGCAGCTTCACTACCCCCGCCTTTCTGCACTGCAAAAAG CTTGGCTGCCGAGTGGTGAGTCCACTGGTGGTGTTGTactgcctgcagcagcagcattgtgTCCCCAAAGCAGAGAAGCCCGTCTATAACATGGCCATGGCTGACATCACCATTTCCTGCACCAGTCTGGATAAAGCAACCCGG aCAGAGGTGATGGATCTGGTGCAACTCATGGGTGGACGGGTCTATCTTGACTTAAATGTATCTGTCACACACCTGATAGCAGGAGAGGTGGGCAGCAAGAAATACCTGGTAGCTGCCAGCCTGAGTAAACCCATCCTGCTTCCCACATGGGTCAAAGCATGCTGGGAGAAATCTCAGGACAG TCTTTTCAGGTATACTGATCTACCCATTGAGGACTATTTGTGCCCTGTGCTGCGTGGCTGCACTATTTGTGTGACAGGCCTCTCCAGCACAGATCGTAAAGAGGTGCAGCGACTCTGTGATCAGCATGGAGCCAACTACACTGGTCAGCTCAAAATGAACGAGTGTACACACCTCATCGTTAGTGAGCCAACAG GTCAGAAGTACGAGTGTGCAAGGAAGTGGAATGTGTATTGCGTGTCTCTGTACTGGCTGTTTGACAGCATAGAAAAGGGCTTTTGTCAAGACGAGACCAGGTATACTGTAGAGCATACCGCATCAAAGACCACTCGACCGCACACTTCCACTCCCACTGGCACCAACAGGAAGGAGG aGGGACCATCTTTGTTGGGCTTGAGCCACATCTCTGTCAATGCTAGCATGACAGTTAATGACACAGCCCTCACCAACGCCACCGTCAGCCGCCTGGAAGCTCCAGACCCCATAGATACTCTGGATCTCACCGTCTGCCCAGCTGATGATATACTGGATGGCTGTAAG CTGTATCTGTGTGGCCTGCCAGGGAAGAAACTGGAGAAGCTGCGGCGTCTTGTGAACTCTGCAGGAGGTCTGCGCTTCAACCAGCCCAATGAGGAACTCACACATGTGGTCATGGGAGAGCTGGACCAGGACCTCAAGAGTTTTCTGTCCAAAGCAACACATAG ACCCCATGTAGTAACAGTGCAGTGGCTGCTGGACAGTTTCAGCAAAGGCAGTCAACTCCCAGAAGCAGGTTACCTCCACCCCGACTGTCTGCCCCCGACTCCGTCAGCTGTATTTGTGCCTGCCCGTCACACTCCCGCTTCTCGGCATTCAGATGGTCCCCCCGCAGCCAGTCCTAGCACTCCTAGGCAAACAAGAGCCGAGGAAGATCTGCTCTCTCAGTACATGGATGATGACCCTACAGTAG tGGACATGGCCCAACCAGCAGAGGGCAACAGCAGGAAGTCCATCAGTACATCTGCTGAGCCTTGGGCACCAAACCACTCCAGAGGACAAGAGCCAGACTCAACCCTGCAGGAAGCCAGCGAGGCAGGCCTATTTTTTGGGAAATGTTTCCTTCTTGTGGGCTTTGGCACTGAGGCAGAAGCCCAGCTCTCTCTGCTGGTGACAGAAAATGGAGGCAGGGTGCTGATGGGCCGTACACGTGTTGTGGCAGACTATGCAGTGGTCCCACTGTTGGGCTGTTCAGTGGAGGCCACAGTCGACGAGGTGGTCACTGATACCTGGCTG GCCATGTGTGTGGAAAAGGAGTCTGTTCTGCAGCTGTCCTCCAACCCTTTGTTCACACCTGTTCCTGTGATGGACGGGCGTTTTCCTCTCAAAGATTGCGTTCTCTCTGTCAGCCAGTTCACCGGAGCAGAGAGGGAGTCTTTGGTGGAGCTGGCCAAGCACCTTGGAGCCAA TGTCCAGGATTACTTTGTGCGCCTGGCCAATCAGAAGAAAGGGATGCTGGCCAGCACTCATCTGGTGCTGCACAGCCCTGAAGGCACAAAATACCAGGCAGCAAAGAAATGGGGGTTTCCAGCCGTCACCATGCGCTGGATACTAGAGTCTGCTCGGACCGGCCAGAGGGCAGAGGAGGGACGTTTTCTAGTTGAACTGCCACCCTCCCCAG agaGGGATGATGAGAGTTTTGTCGGTGGTTCCCAGAAGCCTGCCATGCCTCCACCAGCATGTTTGTCTCCAGAGATCCCTTTGCTGGGTCTCCAGAGCGGTAAGGCCGTTACCCCGCTGGATTTGGGTCGCTTCCAGAGCAAAGTGTTCCACTCCGTGTTGGACGAAATGAAACCCAAAGAGGACATCAGCACCCCCAAACAAAACCAGGTGGGCAGCAGAAGGAACCCCCTTCAGAAGGAAGCCTCCCTGCAGCTGGACACTCCCTCTCGTTTCCTCAGCAGAGACCAGCTGTTCAGGCCCTCCTTCAATGTCAAG GATATACTAGGAGATTTGGAGACCCCAGGGGGAAGAACCAAACCAGGGGAGAGAGTGGAGACTCCACTGACTGATGTCGTCAGCAGGACTCTGCAGGTGGCTCTCGCCAACAGCTCCCGAAGTACCGCCTCAGATATGCAAGCCATCTCTGCTAGCCCCCAATTTACCAAGACGACTGAGAAGGAG GTCGCGGAAAAAGAAGCTGGCCCTCTGACTGGTGTTGTGATCTGTGTGGGAAAGAAGCTGAGCAAAATGCAGGGTGAACTCAACGCCATTGCTGCCTCGCTTGGAGCAGACTTCAG GTGGGCTTGTGACGATACAGTGACACACTACATCTACCAGGGCCGTGTGGGGGACAACACCCGGGAATACAgaggagtgaaggagagaggacTGCATGTGGTCTCCCAGTACTGGCTGCAGGCT TGTGCTGAGGAGCAGAGGCATGTCCCAGAGTCTCTGTATCCTTTCACCTACAACCCCAAGATGAGCCTAAACCTCAGCCAGGTGCCCAACAGCTCTCAGAGGTCTCCTCCTTTTATACGAACCCAACTCAAAGACATCTCTGGGGCAAAGGACGACAAG TGTGATCACATTGCCACGGAAGAAGCCACATCGCGTCGTGTAAGCGATGGAAGCGTAGATCAAGAAGAGATGAATGAAACTACAGATAGAACTG ATATTTCAGAGACTCTAGAAATGAGAGAGAACCTGCAAAGACAGCTCCAGGAGATCATGTCAGCCACCAAGCTGACGACAGGGAGGCGTACCTCAGTCAGACTTATCAGGATGGGATCAGGAGGGGCCGACTCGGGCCCCCACACACCTGATGGGAGTCGGTTGGGACGCTGCGGGAGCAGACGTACTCTGGAAGCGCTGAG GGTTACCAGAGAAGCAGCTATGGACATAAACACAGAGCCATCTCAGAGTGAACAGATAGTTTGGGATGACCCTACAGCCAGGGAGGAGAGGGCCAAGCTGGCTGATAATTTACAATGGCCTGGTAGTCCCTCACAACACTCTGAGCCCGTcgcacctccacctcctcccacTGCAGAAAACGGCTGTCAGTCCATGACGGACTCTGAGCTGGTGGAGATGG CTGCTTGTGACGTCATCGACCAGCACATGGGCCAGAGGGTCACAACGGCTCCAACAGAGGAGCGAGGAAATGACATCCTCACTCCTAACGCCCCCAGCATCGCCTTCCCTATTGCCAACCCCCCAGTAGTACCGGAGCCACAG gaGGAGCGTGAGGATGAAAAGCAGCCACCCAGATTTCAGCTGTCCTCCCTCAGCCCTCAGGAACGCATTGATTACAGTCACCTAATAGAGGAGCTTG GCGGTGTAGTCCTGGACAGGCAGTCTTTTGACCCCAGCTGCTCGCACATCATCGTAGGGACTCCTCTGCGCAACGAGAAGTACCTGGCAGCAATGGCAGCGGGCAAATGGATCCTGCACCGCTCTTATCTGGAGGCCTGCCGCTCTGTGGGTCGCTTCATCCAG gagGATGAGTATGAGTGGGGCAGTAGCTCCATTCTGGATGCGTTGCCCTCCATCACCTCCCAGCAGAGGAGACTGGCGTTAGCTGCCATGCGCTGGAGAAAAACCCTGCAGGGATGCTCTGAGCAAGgg ggAGCCTTCAGTGGATGGACGGTCATGCTGAACATTGACCAGAGCAGAGAATCAGGCTTCAGGCGGTTACTGCAGTCTGGCAACGCAAAG gTCCTGCCAAGTCCCTCCCCGTCCTTGTACAAGGAGACCACTCACCTGTTTGCAGACTTTGTTCGGCTGAAGCCTGGAGACTTCAAGGTCAATGTGTCGGAGGCTACCTCCCTCGGAGTCACATGCTTGAAGCCAGAGTACATCGCAGACTACCTCATGCAG GAACCAATCCCGCCTATCGAGCTGTACTACCTGACTGAAGCTTCCTCTGAAGAAGCTCCAGGCACTCCGTCACGTAAGCGCAAAGCCTCAGCAGACAACTCCCGGCTGAAAAAAACACGTCTTAACTAA